A single region of the Nocardioides sp. W7 genome encodes:
- the purH gene encoding bifunctional phosphoribosylaminoimidazolecarboxamide formyltransferase/IMP cyclohydrolase, with protein sequence MSDARVPIKRALVSVYDKAGLEDLVRGLHDAGVALVSTGGSAKLIEGLGLPVTKVEDLTGFPECLDGRVKTLHPRVHAGILADRRLDSHVAQLAELGVEPFDLVVSNLYPFTQTVDSGAGPDECVEQIDIGGPSMVRAAAKNHPSVAIVTSPARYADVLAAVADGGFTLAQRQTLAAEAFVHTASYDVAVASWMGSVLTDSSEGTGFPAWAGATWEKKSVLRYGENPHQPAALYASGYGPGGLAAAEQLHGKEMSYNNYVDTDAARRAANDFAEPAVAIIKHANPCGIAVGADVAEAHRRAHACDPTSAFGGVIAVNRPVSVELAQQVAEIFTEVIVAPSYDEGAVEVLQGKKNIRILVCPVDGGAAVETRPISGGLLMQHVDHVDAEGDDPATWTLATGEAASPELLADLAFAWKACRSVKSNAILLAKDGASVGVGMGQVNRVDSCKLAVQRAGERSIGSVAASDAFFPFEDGPQILIEAGVAAIVQPGGSVRDELTIEAAKAAGVTMYFTGTRHFFH encoded by the coding sequence GTGTCTGATGCCCGTGTCCCGATCAAGCGAGCGCTGGTCTCCGTCTACGACAAGGCCGGCCTCGAGGACCTCGTCCGCGGGCTGCACGACGCCGGCGTCGCGCTGGTCTCCACCGGCGGGTCCGCGAAGCTCATCGAGGGCCTCGGCCTGCCGGTGACGAAGGTCGAGGACCTGACCGGCTTCCCCGAGTGCCTCGACGGCCGGGTCAAGACGCTGCACCCGCGCGTGCACGCCGGCATCCTCGCCGACCGCCGCCTGGACTCCCACGTCGCCCAGCTCGCCGAGCTCGGCGTCGAGCCGTTCGACCTGGTCGTCTCGAACCTCTACCCGTTCACCCAGACGGTCGACTCCGGCGCCGGCCCCGACGAGTGCGTCGAGCAGATCGACATCGGCGGGCCGTCGATGGTCCGGGCCGCGGCGAAGAACCACCCGTCGGTCGCCATCGTCACCTCGCCGGCGCGGTACGCCGACGTCCTGGCCGCCGTCGCGGACGGCGGCTTCACGCTGGCCCAGCGCCAGACGCTGGCCGCCGAGGCGTTCGTGCACACCGCGTCGTACGACGTCGCCGTGGCCTCCTGGATGGGCAGCGTGCTCACCGACTCCTCCGAGGGCACCGGCTTCCCCGCGTGGGCCGGGGCGACCTGGGAGAAGAAGTCCGTCCTGCGCTACGGCGAGAACCCGCACCAGCCGGCCGCGCTCTACGCCAGCGGCTACGGCCCCGGTGGCCTGGCCGCCGCCGAGCAGCTGCACGGCAAGGAGATGTCGTACAACAACTACGTCGACACCGACGCCGCCCGCCGCGCCGCCAACGACTTCGCCGAGCCGGCCGTCGCGATCATCAAGCACGCCAACCCCTGCGGCATCGCGGTCGGTGCCGACGTCGCCGAGGCGCACCGACGGGCGCACGCCTGCGACCCGACCTCTGCGTTCGGCGGCGTGATCGCGGTCAACCGCCCGGTGTCGGTCGAGCTGGCCCAGCAGGTGGCCGAGATCTTCACCGAGGTGATCGTGGCGCCGTCGTACGACGAGGGCGCCGTCGAGGTGCTGCAGGGCAAGAAGAACATCCGGATCCTGGTCTGCCCCGTCGACGGCGGCGCGGCCGTCGAGACCCGGCCGATCAGCGGCGGCCTGCTGATGCAGCACGTCGACCACGTCGATGCCGAGGGCGACGACCCGGCCACGTGGACGCTGGCGACCGGCGAGGCCGCCTCGCCCGAGCTGCTCGCGGACCTCGCGTTCGCCTGGAAGGCCTGCCGCTCGGTGAAGTCGAACGCCATCCTGCTGGCCAAGGACGGCGCCTCGGTCGGCGTCGGCATGGGCCAGGTCAACCGGGTCGACTCCTGCAAGCTCGCGGTCCAGCGGGCGGGGGAGCGCTCGATCGGCTCGGTCGCCGCCTCCGACGCCTTCTTCCCGTTCGAGGACGGTCCGCAGATCCTGATCGAGGCCGGCGTCGCCGCGATCGTGCAGCCGGGCGGCTCGGTGCGTGACGAGCTCACGATCGAGGCGGCGAAGGCCGCGGGCGTGACGATGTACTTCACCGGCACCCGTCACTTTTTTCACTAG
- the purN gene encoding phosphoribosylglycinamide formyltransferase, producing MRRVPDEPASVVVLVSGSGTNLQALIEACRDPAFGARIVAVGADRDDIEGLARAERAGIPTFTLKVGDFETREEWDAALAGAVAAWDPELVVLAGFMKLVGPVFLGLYGGRVVNTHPALSPSFPGMHGPEEALAYGVKVTGATLFVVDPGVDTGPIVAQTSVPVEDYDTVETLHERIKVAERAMLVETVGRMAREGFTVEGRRVRFNA from the coding sequence CTGCGCCGCGTGCCAGACGAACCCGCCTCCGTCGTCGTCCTCGTGTCGGGCTCCGGCACCAACCTCCAGGCGCTGATCGAGGCCTGCCGCGACCCCGCGTTCGGCGCGCGCATCGTCGCCGTCGGCGCGGACCGCGACGACATCGAGGGACTCGCGCGTGCCGAGCGCGCCGGCATCCCGACCTTCACGCTGAAGGTCGGGGACTTCGAGACCCGCGAGGAGTGGGACGCCGCCCTGGCCGGCGCCGTCGCGGCCTGGGACCCCGAGCTGGTGGTGCTGGCCGGCTTCATGAAGCTGGTCGGACCGGTCTTCCTGGGCCTGTACGGCGGTCGCGTGGTCAACACCCACCCGGCGCTGTCGCCGTCCTTCCCGGGCATGCATGGCCCCGAGGAGGCGCTGGCGTACGGCGTGAAGGTCACCGGCGCGACCCTGTTCGTCGTCGACCCGGGGGTCGACACCGGGCCGATCGTGGCGCAGACGTCGGTGCCGGTGGAGGACTACGACACCGTCGAGACCCTGCACGAGCGGATCAAGGTCGCGGAGCGCGCGATGCTGGTCGAGACCGTGGGCCGGATGGCCCGCGAGGGCTTCACCGTCGAGGGTCGCCGGGTCCGCTTCAACGCTTGA